Sequence from the Candidatus Eisenbacteria bacterium genome:
GTCCGCATGGGAGATTCCGATGAGCACGGGATCGGCCCTGAGGCTTGTCTCGACGAATCCCGGGCGCTCCCGAGCCTCCTGCGTTCGAGGGGGCGTCTCACGCCCCTTCTCTGATGCGCCCGCCGAGGGCGTGTCCCGGCGCTCCGGCTGGCAGGCGATCCCCAGGACGATGGCCGCCAGCAAGATTGGCGGGATCATCCGACTCGTTCGAACTCCGCTCATGAGGCGAAGATAGCCGCTTGCTTCCCCTTCGGTCAAGTTGACCCGCTCGGAGGCGCCTTGCGCGGCCATCGCGAGGGTTTGGAGAGCGGCGCCATGAGGCCGTTGCGCCTCCGCATGGCGTGTGCGATCCTCCGCCCTATGACAACCGTCAAGAGACTCTACCGGTCCCGCGCTGAGCGAATGCTGTCCGGGGTGTGCGGCGGGGCAGCCGAGTATCTCGGGATCGATCCCGTGATCGTGCGCGTCCTCTGGGTGGTCGCCGCTCTCCTCGGCGGCGCCGGACTGCTCGCCTACGTCCTCTGCTGGCTTCTCGTTCCCGAAGAGCCGGCGTCCACTTGATCGACCGCGCTCCCTTTCGGGTCCATGGTCTGGTGCCATCCGGGAGGATGAAATGAAGATCTCGATTGAATACTGCGTTATGTGAGACTACCTGCCCAAGGCCACCAGTTTGGCGGCCTCCATCGAGAAGAG
This genomic interval carries:
- a CDS encoding PspC domain-containing protein: MTTVKRLYRSRAERMLSGVCGGAAEYLGIDPVIVRVLWVVAALLGGAGLLAYVLCWLLVPEEPAST